In Treponema rectale, a single genomic region encodes these proteins:
- a CDS encoding methyl-accepting chemotaxis protein: MKQTLKKLSLRKRFVGVFAGLIIVATTLLSVIAVRIIKVTVHSQASAQSSAIAENAVRKIDGDAFERFSKSIDEQDPYFESTRQELLRIKEAVDCEYLYTMYRRGSTWYYVIDGSCDPSDYENYSVPGSEEDVSSWGKAPFKAYDEGVPAVSDFENQDGWGWTISSYYPIKNSMGSVVGIVGCDIGVDTIVEDMNRHIMQLAVIDIFIVLLGGILIYVFSRAMFKPMKDISDSMENIASGKADLTERLPEKGGKELVVLAHNCNSVISSLASLVSNLQEHSSVLSSTGSEMSDRTNLNIESINASFDSVSNIDQKIKVQSEKVQLIADSIIAVENEINGLKEKLNYQADAINESTSAADEISKNIKSVNEIVDNITSDYERLETEAEDGKKNQLTVTENVAQIAQQSKNLNEANAAIARIASQTNLLAMNAAIEAAHAGEAGKGFGVVADEIRSLAETSSRQSKQIKSLLDDVTKSIEQIVASSDISASSFENVTDRIVKMSVLMKQVQSAMTEENESVKNILTTVDTLNSTTESIAEASEQMQSESGKLFKEIEELKDIAEQTHAESAVVSENMNEMRASAESVSESAQKNQKATGAVIDMITGFKV; the protein is encoded by the coding sequence ATGAAACAAACATTAAAAAAACTTTCACTGCGTAAACGTTTTGTCGGAGTTTTTGCCGGGCTTATTATTGTTGCAACTACACTTCTTTCGGTAATAGCGGTTCGTATTATTAAAGTTACAGTTCATTCACAGGCTTCAGCCCAGAGTTCTGCCATTGCAGAAAATGCTGTGCGTAAGATTGACGGAGATGCCTTTGAACGTTTTTCAAAGAGTATTGATGAACAGGATCCTTATTTTGAATCAACACGCCAGGAGCTTCTGCGTATAAAAGAAGCTGTCGATTGTGAATATCTTTACACGATGTATAGAAGGGGCAGTACCTGGTATTATGTAATAGACGGAAGCTGTGATCCTTCTGATTATGAAAACTATTCTGTTCCTGGTTCTGAAGAAGATGTAAGTTCCTGGGGAAAGGCTCCTTTTAAGGCTTATGATGAAGGAGTACCTGCTGTATCTGATTTTGAAAATCAGGATGGCTGGGGCTGGACGATAAGTTCGTATTATCCTATAAAAAATTCCATGGGTTCTGTCGTAGGAATCGTTGGCTGTGATATCGGTGTTGATACCATTGTGGAAGATATGAACAGACATATAATGCAGCTTGCCGTTATAGATATTTTTATTGTCCTTCTTGGCGGCATACTGATATATGTGTTCTCCCGTGCAATGTTCAAACCGATGAAGGATATTTCTGATTCGATGGAAAATATTGCTTCCGGAAAAGCTGACTTGACGGAAAGACTTCCTGAAAAAGGCGGAAAGGAACTTGTAGTTCTGGCTCATAACTGTAACAGCGTGATTTCCAGCCTTGCAAGCCTTGTATCAAATCTTCAGGAGCACAGTTCAGTACTTTCTTCTACAGGAAGCGAAATGTCAGACCGCACGAATCTTAATATAGAAAGTATAAATGCTTCTTTTGACAGTGTAAGTAATATAGATCAGAAGATTAAAGTCCAGAGTGAAAAAGTTCAGCTGATTGCAGACAGTATCATTGCTGTAGAAAATGAAATCAACGGACTGAAAGAAAAACTTAATTATCAGGCTGATGCAATTAATGAATCTACTTCTGCTGCAGATGAGATTTCAAAGAACATTAAGTCTGTAAATGAAATCGTAGACAACATAACTTCTGATTATGAGCGTCTTGAAACGGAAGCCGAAGACGGTAAGAAAAATCAGCTTACAGTAACTGAAAATGTTGCACAGATTGCACAGCAGTCAAAAAACCTTAATGAAGCTAATGCTGCCATTGCCCGTATTGCAAGTCAGACGAACCTTCTTGCCATGAATGCTGCAATTGAGGCCGCTCATGCGGGAGAAGCCGGAAAAGGGTTTGGTGTTGTAGCTGATGAAATCCGTTCACTGGCAGAAACCTCTTCACGTCAGTCAAAGCAGATAAAGAGTCTTCTTGATGATGTAACTAAATCTATTGAACAGATAGTTGCATCTTCTGATATTTCAGCTTCTTCTTTTGAAAATGTTACTGACCGCATAGTTAAGATGTCCGTACTTATGAAGCAGGTTCAGTCGGCAATGACTGAAGAAAATGAATCAGTAAAAAATATTCTTACTACAGTGGATACTCTTAACAGTACTACAGAATCAATTGCTGAAGCTTCTGAACAGATGCAGTCAGAAAGCGGAAAACTCTTTAAGGAGATTGAGGAACTTAAGGATATTGCAGAACAGACTCATGCAGAATCTGCTGTTGTTTCTGAAAATATGAATGAAATGAGGGCATCTGCAGAATCAGTTTCTGAATCTGCTCAGAAAAATCAGAAAGCTACAGGTGCCGTTATTGATATGATTACGGGATTTAAGGTCTGA
- the hflK gene encoding FtsH protease activity modulator HflK, which produces MTDYEMYLRNLSRRFQQKIKTPKFIFIIAAVVFLIALAASTFFMVDQTEQAVITRFGSYRTTLGPGLHYKLPFGIEKKYIVPGAKVVQTEQFGFKTTKSGVVNTYQNNISSESTMLTGDLNIVDVEWIIQYRIVDPVAWLFTVEEKEQTIRDISRSAINTLVGDRAIFSVMGSERSNIESLAMTMMNEQFHQLGMGINVIAVKLQNIVPPSGVQSAFEDVNKAIQDMNRFINEGKEKYNAEIPKAKGEADRQVQVADGYAAERVNRAKGDVARFNAVYEEYKKAPSVTRERLYLEAMEEIFNASKDPVLVDKNLDNVLPFKNLGE; this is translated from the coding sequence ATGACGGATTATGAAATGTACCTGAGGAATCTCAGCCGGAGATTTCAGCAGAAGATAAAGACTCCAAAGTTTATCTTTATTATTGCTGCAGTTGTGTTTTTGATTGCTCTTGCTGCGTCAACTTTTTTTATGGTTGATCAGACGGAGCAGGCCGTAATTACCAGGTTTGGAAGTTATCGTACCACTCTTGGACCGGGCCTTCATTATAAACTTCCTTTCGGAATAGAAAAAAAATACATAGTTCCGGGGGCAAAAGTTGTTCAGACTGAACAGTTTGGTTTTAAGACGACAAAAAGCGGAGTCGTAAACACTTATCAGAATAACATAAGTTCTGAATCCACTATGCTTACGGGAGACCTGAATATTGTAGATGTGGAATGGATCATTCAGTACAGGATTGTGGATCCGGTAGCCTGGCTTTTTACAGTTGAAGAAAAGGAACAGACAATCCGTGACATCAGCCGCAGTGCCATAAATACCCTTGTGGGAGACCGGGCTATTTTCAGCGTTATGGGAAGCGAGCGTTCCAATATAGAAAGTCTTGCAATGACCATGATGAATGAACAGTTCCATCAGCTTGGAATGGGAATCAATGTAATTGCAGTAAAGCTTCAGAATATTGTTCCACCTTCAGGAGTTCAGTCTGCATTTGAAGACGTAAACAAAGCAATTCAGGATATGAACCGTTTTATTAACGAAGGTAAGGAAAAATATAATGCGGAAATTCCTAAGGCAAAGGGAGAGGCAGACCGTCAGGTTCAGGTTGCGGACGGTTATGCGGCAGAACGTGTAAACCGTGCAAAGGGTGACGTTGCAAGATTCAATGCCGTTTATGAAGAATATAAAAAAGCCCCTTCCGTTACACGGGAGCGTCTGTACCTGGAAGCTATGGAAGAAATCTTTAATGCGTCAAAGGATCCTGTTCTTGTAGACAAGAATCTTGATAATGTGCTGCCTTTTAAGAATTTAGGAGAGTAA
- a CDS encoding GerMN domain-containing protein encodes MKNDDKRKKKNTGASLAVWIIISLFLLIVFIVYAPKIKNNIKDAKESLETAETDLILPPEVLETDPEPQSVKIDLHAREADSKKEDDTRPETKEQTENTAAVSENKPEPEKNTVKTDSAKTEQKTSETKTEQKKTESAKNVSENKSTAKAASTIKTQLCFMTVSSNGKILRKQVSRQVSKDSPLRDAINALLAGPTASEAAEGCQSFISSGTKLKGISISNGVAILNFSEEFEFNQIGIEGIRCQIQQIVYTATAFPTVKSVQFLIEGEKRQFVSSESSCYIGSPLNRNSF; translated from the coding sequence ATGAAGAACGATGATAAGCGCAAAAAAAAGAACACCGGTGCCTCTCTTGCTGTTTGGATTATAATTTCCCTGTTCCTTCTTATAGTTTTTATTGTTTACGCTCCAAAAATTAAAAACAACATTAAAGATGCAAAAGAGAGTCTCGAAACGGCAGAAACAGACTTAATTCTTCCCCCGGAAGTTCTTGAAACAGACCCGGAACCTCAAAGCGTAAAAATAGACCTGCACGCCAGAGAAGCAGACTCAAAAAAAGAAGACGACACTCGCCCTGAAACTAAAGAACAGACAGAAAACACAGCTGCTGTTTCAGAAAATAAACCGGAACCAGAAAAGAATACGGTAAAAACTGATTCAGCAAAAACTGAACAGAAAACATCAGAAACTAAAACTGAGCAGAAAAAAACAGAATCCGCAAAAAATGTATCTGAAAATAAATCCACAGCAAAAGCTGCTTCAACCATTAAGACGCAGTTATGCTTCATGACAGTATCCAGCAACGGAAAAATTCTCCGCAAGCAGGTTTCCCGGCAGGTAAGCAAGGACAGTCCTTTAAGGGATGCAATAAACGCTCTTCTTGCAGGACCTACCGCTTCGGAAGCAGCAGAAGGCTGTCAGAGTTTTATTTCTTCCGGAACAAAACTTAAAGGCATAAGCATTTCAAACGGAGTTGCAATCCTTAACTTCAGCGAAGAATTCGAATTTAACCAGATCGGAATTGAAGGTATCCGCTGTCAGATTCAGCAGATTGTCTACACGGCAACAGCCTTTCCTACAGTAAAAAGCGTGCAGTTCCTTATTGAAGGAGAAAAACGCCAGTTCGTCAGCAGCGAAAGTTCCTGCTATATCGGAAGCCCGCTGAACAGAAACTCTTTCTGA
- the purM gene encoding phosphoribosylformylglycinamidine cyclo-ligase, translating to MAQTIDYKKAGVDVNEGYKAVDKYRKQAERARIPGQLTDLGAFNGMFAVPKGMKNPVMVSGTDGVGTKLDIAFKLKKYDTVGIDCVAMSVNDILCSGVKTSFFLDYIACGKLDSKIAGELVKGVTDGCLDAGCALLGGETAEMPDFYDEGKYDLAGFGVGVADKSDIIDGKKIKEGDILIGLSSTGPHSNGYSLIRKLVKNFEEEITLNGKKTRIGDALLTPTRIYVKPVMEILKKFPGSVHGMVHVTGGGFYENVPRMYQKAPEGKKQLCSVIKKNSWEVPAIFDELIKRGADPKNVFSTFNMGIGFVLAVSKKDAEKILKAFNTNAKKYSKKGIPDMKAYEIGYVSHTDKVIKGEFKGNKEMTQFVD from the coding sequence ATGGCTCAGACAATCGACTACAAAAAAGCAGGTGTTGATGTTAACGAAGGCTACAAAGCTGTTGACAAGTATCGCAAACAGGCAGAACGTGCCCGCATTCCGGGACAGCTTACAGACTTAGGTGCATTCAACGGAATGTTCGCAGTTCCAAAAGGAATGAAAAACCCTGTAATGGTAAGCGGAACTGACGGTGTAGGTACAAAACTTGACATTGCATTCAAGCTTAAAAAATATGACACAGTTGGAATCGATTGTGTTGCGATGAGCGTAAACGATATTCTCTGCTCAGGAGTAAAAACCAGCTTCTTCCTTGATTACATTGCATGCGGAAAACTTGATTCAAAAATTGCCGGTGAACTTGTAAAAGGTGTTACCGACGGCTGTCTTGATGCAGGCTGTGCACTTCTCGGTGGAGAAACAGCAGAAATGCCTGACTTCTATGATGAAGGAAAATACGACCTTGCAGGATTCGGCGTTGGTGTTGCAGACAAGTCAGATATCATTGACGGTAAAAAAATAAAAGAAGGAGACATCCTTATCGGGCTTTCTTCTACTGGTCCTCATTCAAACGGATATTCCCTTATCCGCAAGCTTGTAAAGAACTTTGAAGAAGAAATTACCCTCAACGGTAAAAAAACAAGAATCGGAGATGCACTCCTTACTCCTACACGCATTTATGTAAAACCGGTAATGGAAATCCTTAAAAAATTTCCTGGTTCAGTACACGGAATGGTTCACGTTACTGGAGGCGGATTCTACGAAAACGTACCGCGCATGTACCAGAAAGCTCCGGAAGGCAAAAAGCAGCTCTGCTCTGTAATCAAAAAGAACAGCTGGGAAGTTCCTGCAATTTTTGACGAACTTATCAAGAGAGGTGCTGATCCTAAAAACGTATTCTCAACCTTCAACATGGGAATCGGATTCGTACTTGCAGTAAGCAAAAAGGATGCAGAAAAAATACTTAAAGCCTTCAATACAAATGCAAAAAAATATTCAAAAAAAGGTATTCCTGACATGAAGGCTTATGAAATCGGATATGTCAGCCACACCGACAAAGTTATAAAGGGTGAATTCAAAGGCAACAAGGAAATGACACAGTTTGTTGACTGA
- a CDS encoding YchJ family protein, which translates to MSENNLCPCGSGKTYAECCEPIIKGTVKAPTAEALMRARYTSYVVHEIDFIINTCETGEKIAEIDRKATEDWSNKSTWHGLKILSTQKGLEGDDEGIVEFEATYTQKGIRDVHHEIAGFKKVNGEWLYSEGMLRPTTVVREGRKVGRNEPCPCGSGKKYKNCCGKN; encoded by the coding sequence ATGAGTGAAAATAATCTTTGTCCATGTGGTTCAGGCAAAACTTATGCTGAATGCTGTGAACCGATAATTAAGGGAACCGTAAAGGCTCCTACTGCAGAAGCTTTGATGCGTGCTCGCTACACATCTTATGTTGTTCATGAAATTGATTTCATTATCAATACCTGTGAAACCGGTGAAAAAATTGCAGAAATTGACCGTAAGGCAACAGAAGACTGGAGTAACAAGAGTACATGGCACGGTCTTAAAATCCTCAGTACACAGAAAGGTCTTGAAGGAGATGATGAAGGTATCGTTGAATTTGAGGCAACTTATACTCAGAAAGGAATTCGTGACGTTCATCATGAAATTGCAGGATTCAAGAAAGTAAACGGTGAGTGGCTGTACAGTGAAGGTATGCTTCGTCCGACAACAGTTGTGCGTGAAGGAAGAAAAGTCGGCAGAAACGAACCTTGTCCATGCGGCAGCGGTAAAAAGTATAAGAACTGCTGCGGTAAAAACTAA
- the argC gene encoding N-acetyl-gamma-glutamyl-phosphate reductase, whose amino-acid sequence MAVKVFIDGKEGTTGLKIFERFAKRNDIEILQIDEEKRKDPVEKAKMINASDYTFLCLPDAAAIESAELCTNPKTVIIDASTAHRTNPDWAYGFPELDKSFREKISASNRIAVPGCYASGFISLGYPLVKSGILPKDYPVVIHAVSGYSGAGKKAIALYEAEDRNPELDSPRLYALTQAHKHLPEMKKITGLEYEPIFNPYVCDYFQGMTVTVGLHARLLAKKVTARDVWEMMSEHYAGSRFVKVAGFMGEGTLTEQFIPANTLAGTNNMEIFVYGNDDRIMLTSRFDNLGKGASGAAVQCLNIRMGIDEGESL is encoded by the coding sequence ATGGCAGTAAAAGTTTTTATTGACGGAAAAGAAGGAACAACAGGACTCAAAATATTTGAGCGGTTTGCAAAAAGAAATGACATCGAAATTCTTCAGATTGATGAAGAAAAGCGCAAGGATCCTGTAGAAAAAGCAAAGATGATAAATGCTTCGGATTATACGTTTCTCTGTCTTCCTGATGCAGCAGCAATAGAAAGCGCAGAACTCTGTACAAATCCTAAAACTGTAATCATCGACGCATCTACGGCACACAGAACCAATCCTGACTGGGCATACGGTTTTCCGGAACTTGATAAATCCTTCAGAGAAAAAATCTCTGCTTCAAACAGAATTGCAGTTCCAGGATGCTATGCTTCCGGCTTCATTTCTTTAGGTTATCCTCTCGTTAAATCCGGCATTCTTCCAAAAGATTATCCTGTAGTAATACATGCTGTTTCAGGTTATTCAGGAGCAGGAAAAAAGGCTATTGCCCTTTATGAAGCAGAAGACCGCAACCCTGAACTTGATTCACCGCGTTTATATGCCCTTACTCAGGCACACAAGCATCTTCCTGAAATGAAAAAAATCACAGGACTTGAATACGAACCAATTTTCAATCCTTATGTCTGTGATTACTTCCAGGGAATGACTGTAACCGTAGGTCTGCATGCAAGGCTTCTGGCAAAAAAAGTAACTGCCCGTGACGTATGGGAAATGATGTCTGAGCATTACGCAGGCAGCCGCTTTGTAAAAGTTGCAGGCTTTATGGGAGAAGGAACTTTAACTGAACAGTTTATTCCTGCAAACACTCTGGCCGGCACCAACAACATGGAAATCTTTGTTTACGGCAATGACGACCGCATCATGCTTACCTCAAGATTCGATAATCTGGGCAAGGGAGCTTCCGGTGCTGCAGTTCAGTGCCTTAATATCCGCATGGGTATAGACGAAGGAGAATCTTTATAA
- a CDS encoding DNA adenine methylase, with the protein MTESEEFLTQQLITYIGNKRSLLDFIDCGIQIVRKELGKDKLSVLDMFSGSGIVSRFMKSRASVQYVNDLENYAACISRCYLSNAADLDMELLKKLHSDLIASCHRKIKNFLSEDENSFLKVPGFISEYYAPKNIEDIHSGERCFYTPYNACYLDVMRQLIEKKVPEELKDYFIAPLLSEASIHANTGGVFKGFYKNSATGIGKFGGTKADALSRIKGKIQLPFPVFSKYKSRVKVIQNDANLAADIIPQTVDLAYIDPPYNQHPYGSNYFMLNLLADYKRPEENIMSRVSGIPKDWNRSAYNKKMKASETFLDLVSRIKARYLLVSFNNEGFIPEEEMVALLNKVGTVTVLEEKYNAFRASRNLKKRAVHTKEFLYVVRKNQECEK; encoded by the coding sequence ATGACTGAATCTGAAGAATTCCTGACACAGCAGCTTATTACATATATAGGCAATAAACGTTCGCTGCTTGATTTTATTGATTGTGGAATTCAGATTGTCCGTAAGGAACTTGGTAAAGATAAACTTTCAGTGCTGGATATGTTTTCAGGAAGCGGAATAGTTTCCAGATTCATGAAAAGCCGTGCTTCAGTTCAGTATGTTAATGATTTAGAAAATTATGCTGCCTGCATAAGCCGCTGCTATCTTTCAAATGCTGCTGATCTGGATATGGAGCTGCTGAAAAAACTTCATTCAGATTTAATTGCTTCCTGTCATAGAAAAATAAAGAACTTCCTTTCTGAAGATGAAAATTCTTTTTTGAAGGTTCCGGGTTTTATAAGTGAATACTATGCTCCTAAAAATATAGAAGACATTCACTCTGGAGAAAGATGTTTTTATACTCCCTATAATGCCTGTTATCTTGACGTGATGCGTCAGCTGATAGAAAAAAAAGTTCCTGAAGAACTGAAAGATTATTTTATTGCACCCCTTCTTTCTGAAGCTTCAATTCATGCAAATACCGGCGGAGTGTTCAAAGGTTTTTATAAAAATTCTGCAACAGGTATCGGAAAATTCGGGGGAACAAAAGCAGATGCACTTTCACGCATTAAGGGAAAAATCCAGCTGCCTTTTCCTGTATTTAGTAAATATAAAAGCCGGGTAAAAGTCATTCAGAATGATGCAAACCTTGCGGCGGATATTATTCCCCAGACTGTCGATCTTGCTTATATTGATCCGCCTTACAACCAGCATCCTTACGGCTCCAATTATTTTATGCTGAATCTTCTTGCTGATTATAAGCGTCCTGAAGAAAACATAATGAGCCGGGTTTCCGGTATTCCTAAAGACTGGAACCGTTCTGCCTATAATAAAAAAATGAAGGCTTCTGAAACTTTTCTGGATCTTGTTAGCCGTATAAAAGCCAGGTATCTTCTTGTGTCTTTTAATAATGAAGGATTTATTCCCGAAGAAGAAATGGTTGCGCTTTTAAATAAAGTGGGAACTGTTACTGTGCTGGAAGAAAAATACAATGCGTTCAGGGCGTCCCGTAATTTGAAAAAAAGAGCCGTGCATACAAAAGAATTTTTATATGTGGTCAGAAAAAATCAGGAGTGTGAGAAATGA
- a CDS encoding nitrous oxide-stimulated promoter family protein: MTGEEKILKKRIREQQVVHLMISLYCRKKHGSSKNMLCSFCLELDEYAAGRSENCPFIKTKTFCSSCTVHCYRHDMRNRIREVMKFSGPRMLFYHPVLAVRHLFSTVCSRMKNKKTV; this comes from the coding sequence ATGACTGGAGAAGAAAAAATCCTTAAGAAACGTATCCGTGAGCAGCAGGTAGTTCATCTTATGATAAGCCTGTACTGCCGGAAAAAACACGGAAGCAGTAAAAATATGCTGTGCAGTTTTTGTCTGGAGCTGGATGAATATGCTGCCGGAAGAAGTGAAAACTGTCCTTTTATAAAGACAAAGACATTTTGTTCCAGCTGTACCGTCCACTGTTACAGGCATGACATGAGGAACAGAATCAGGGAAGTAATGAAGTTTTCCGGTCCCAGGATGCTTTTTTATCACCCTGTGCTTGCTGTCCGCCATTTGTTTTCTACAGTATGTTCCCGTATGAAAAATAAAAAAACAGTGTAA
- the hflC gene encoding protease modulator HflC, producing MKKENKIYAVLAGIAALIILLAVAEPFYVVEEGTQAVVTRFGEVVGSRTKAGLYVKAPFIDSVTEYPRRILSLDGDSARIPTKENQFIVVDTTSRWRIEDPELFYAAFKTLDAAYAKLSDVIDSSTRTIITRNRLSEIVRSSNIINESSDQQAEIAVVEGEDSAEIESLVNVDYENENVVKGRKALCEEMAEEARKMVGEYGIELIDIVPRQIKYSDELTNSVYNRMIKERNQAAQAYRSIGESRKTRLLGKLENEKRTIESEAYRISEETKGKADAEAAAIYTEAYSKDQRFYEFWKSLESYKKTMGKFDSAYSTDMDYFKYLYNSEGR from the coding sequence ATGAAAAAAGAGAATAAAATATATGCTGTTCTTGCAGGAATTGCTGCCCTTATAATTCTTCTTGCCGTTGCAGAACCTTTTTATGTTGTGGAAGAAGGAACTCAGGCTGTAGTTACCCGTTTTGGAGAAGTTGTAGGTTCAAGAACAAAAGCCGGTCTTTACGTAAAGGCTCCGTTTATTGATTCAGTTACTGAATATCCGAGAAGAATACTTTCTCTTGACGGAGACAGTGCCCGCATTCCTACAAAAGAGAATCAGTTTATTGTTGTTGATACGACAAGCCGCTGGAGAATTGAAGATCCTGAACTTTTTTATGCTGCATTTAAAACTCTTGATGCAGCATATGCAAAACTCAGTGACGTAATTGATTCTTCCACAAGGACGATTATTACCCGTAACCGCCTCAGCGAAATTGTAAGGTCCAGCAATATCATAAATGAATCTTCTGATCAGCAGGCAGAGATTGCAGTTGTTGAGGGAGAAGACTCCGCAGAAATTGAATCCCTTGTGAATGTTGATTATGAAAATGAAAATGTTGTAAAGGGAAGAAAAGCCCTCTGTGAAGAAATGGCTGAAGAAGCACGTAAGATGGTTGGTGAATATGGTATTGAACTTATAGATATCGTTCCCCGCCAGATTAAGTATTCTGATGAACTTACAAACAGCGTTTATAACAGAATGATTAAAGAGCGTAATCAGGCTGCTCAGGCTTACCGTTCAATAGGAGAGTCCCGTAAAACAAGACTTCTTGGTAAACTTGAGAATGAAAAGCGCACCATTGAGTCTGAGGCATACCGCATAAGTGAAGAAACTAAAGGTAAGGCAGACGCTGAGGCTGCTGCAATTTACACGGAAGCCTATTCAAAGGACCAGCGTTTCTATGAGTTCTGGAAGAGCCTTGAATCTTATAAAAAGACTATGGGAAAATTTGATTCGGCTTATTCAACTGATATGGATTACTTTAAGTATCTTTATAATTCAGAAGGAAGATAA
- the rlmB gene encoding 23S rRNA (guanosine(2251)-2'-O)-methyltransferase RlmB — translation MSKNIYTGFHAVEERVRRYASEKTHSSVLQVFYSKPGPRVKKILSLAKEAGIQVEESDQKVLDAMVAGLPEREKDHRGIVLTAEGEKERASNSVRLDQWISECPEKATVIVLDSVTDPHNIGAILRSCDQFGADLLVTGERNSTSNIQENDIIARTSAGASAWVPLAVETNLNRAVELLKEHGFWVYGADAGGTSLQSIEFAPKTCIVMGSEGTGISRLLTENCDSIVSIPTCGKIDSLNVSVAAGVLLYERHRQSL, via the coding sequence ATGTCTAAGAATATTTATACAGGATTTCATGCAGTAGAAGAAAGGGTCAGGCGTTATGCCTCAGAAAAAACTCATTCTTCCGTACTGCAGGTTTTCTATTCAAAGCCGGGACCCCGGGTAAAAAAGATTCTCTCTCTTGCTAAGGAAGCAGGTATTCAGGTTGAAGAGTCAGACCAGAAAGTTCTGGATGCAATGGTTGCAGGACTTCCTGAGCGTGAAAAAGATCATCGCGGTATCGTTCTGACGGCTGAGGGAGAAAAAGAGAGGGCCAGCAATTCCGTAAGGCTTGATCAGTGGATTTCGGAGTGTCCTGAAAAAGCTACTGTTATAGTTCTGGACAGTGTAACTGATCCTCATAACATCGGAGCAATCCTCCGTTCCTGTGATCAGTTCGGAGCAGATCTTCTGGTGACAGGAGAGCGTAACAGTACTTCAAATATTCAGGAAAATGATATTATTGCCAGAACCAGTGCAGGAGCTTCTGCCTGGGTTCCTCTTGCAGTAGAGACAAACCTTAACCGGGCTGTAGAACTTCTTAAGGAACATGGCTTCTGGGTTTACGGGGCTGATGCAGGCGGTACTTCGTTACAGTCTATAGAATTTGCTCCTAAGACATGTATCGTAATGGGCAGTGAGGGAACAGGAATTTCCCGTCTGCTTACGGAAAATTGTGATTCCATTGTTTCGATACCTACCTGCGGAAAAATTGACAGCCTTAACGTGTCAGTTGCGGCTGGAGTTCTTCTTTACGAACGGCACAGGCAGAGTCTCTGA